A stretch of Vibrio aphrogenes DNA encodes these proteins:
- a CDS encoding efflux RND transporter periplasmic adaptor subunit: MLVNRFNVGLLSVVLVVGITGCDSQTSKSQQVMASHSLPVNVVTMAKTPITMNTELPARVIATRVSEVRPQVTGILQKRFFEEGQTVQQGDVLYQIDPAPYQADLNSAQAALLKAKADESVSRKTALRYQDLVKRKLISQEDYDTAEGKWQQAKAQSAVAQAALDNAKISLSYTKVTAPISGRIDISNVTEGALVTANQSTALTTIQPLDPIYVDMTQSSLSMAKIKKSLGAHSNPKVTLKLEDGTEYDQSGILTFSGTRVDTTTGSVTLRAKIPNPDAVLLPGMFVRASIVIADQKPMYTLSQAVVNFGQGGQATVYVVEDGKAAIRPVTTGATVKGNKWVIESGLKDGDQVITSNLIKIRPGTPVQVVSDKNHDMNTTQK; this comes from the coding sequence ATGCTTGTTAATCGTTTTAATGTGGGATTATTATCCGTTGTGTTAGTCGTGGGAATCACTGGGTGTGATTCTCAAACGTCGAAGTCTCAACAAGTCATGGCATCGCACTCTTTGCCGGTTAATGTTGTCACGATGGCCAAAACACCAATCACGATGAATACTGAGCTTCCTGCCAGAGTGATTGCCACTCGCGTATCTGAAGTCCGACCTCAAGTCACTGGCATTTTACAAAAACGTTTCTTTGAAGAAGGTCAAACGGTACAGCAAGGAGATGTGCTTTATCAAATTGATCCCGCTCCTTATCAAGCGGACTTAAATAGCGCTCAAGCAGCATTATTGAAAGCAAAAGCGGATGAATCTGTCTCTCGTAAAACGGCGTTGCGCTATCAAGATTTGGTGAAACGTAAATTAATTAGCCAAGAAGATTATGACACAGCAGAAGGTAAGTGGCAGCAAGCGAAAGCTCAGTCGGCAGTTGCACAAGCCGCACTCGATAATGCAAAAATCTCTCTTTCATATACCAAAGTAACGGCTCCGATTTCCGGGCGCATTGATATTTCAAATGTCACTGAAGGTGCATTGGTAACTGCAAATCAATCAACCGCTTTGACAACAATCCAACCTCTAGATCCTATTTATGTGGATATGACGCAATCTTCACTTTCTATGGCCAAAATTAAGAAAAGTTTAGGCGCTCATAGCAATCCTAAAGTCACACTGAAATTAGAAGATGGTACAGAATATGACCAATCTGGAATATTGACGTTTTCCGGAACGCGGGTTGATACTACAACAGGAAGTGTGACCTTACGTGCTAAAATACCAAATCCAGATGCTGTGTTATTACCAGGCATGTTTGTCCGTGCGAGTATTGTGATAGCTGACCAAAAGCCGATGTATACCTTATCTCAGGCTGTGGTGAATTTCGGTCAGGGTGGACAAGCCACGGTATACGTTGTGGAAGACGGTAAAGCGGCAATACGCCCAGTGACCACTGGTGCAACAGTGAAGGGAAATAAATGGGTTATTGAATCTGGCCTAAAAGATGGTGACCAAGTCATTACGAGTAATTTAATTAAAATCCGTCCTGGTACTCCTGTTCAAGTAGTGTCTGACAAGAATCATGATATGAACACGACACAGAAATAG
- a CDS encoding efflux RND transporter permease subunit: protein MVRFFIDRPIFSWVVAILIMLAGVLSVMNLPVQQYPTIAPPAVQINAIYPGASAKTAEDSVTQVIEQNMTGLDNLLYMSSSSSSSGTVTVTLTFALGTDPDIAQVQVQNQLQQAMSQLPSEVQKQGLSVRKSSSSFMSVIGFISTDGSMNQSDIQDYVSSNISDPLSRINGVGDVQVFGSQYAMRLWLDPAKLTSYQLTPLDVYQAIEAQNTEVTVGQIGGAPSIPGQQINATITAQNRLENVDQFKNILLKVRSDGSQVRVKDVARVELNGEDLSVLARYNGQGASGIAIKLATGANAIETQKLVDAKLAELEKSMPAGLKVVKALDTVPFVKISIKEVLHTLVEAVVLVFLVMLLFLQNWRATLIPTIAVPVVLLGTFGVMSFMGFSINTLTMFGMVLAIGLLVDDAIVVVENVERVMAEDKLPPLQATRKAMGEITGALIGVAMVLSAVFVPMAFMSGSTGAIYRQFSLTIVSSMVLSVIVAMIFTPALCATMLKPQHGEKTTGFFGWFNRHFKRSSEKYTNGVHKMLSRPKRAFVIYIVILPLIGWMFTSIPSSFLPDEDQGNFMVMVQLPTGATLERTEKVMADVRQYFVENEKDTVKSFFQVSGFSFVGKSQNAAMGFLELKDWSERTKPGQDVNSIIGRAMRHFSQNNEGVIFAVNPPAIRELGQASGFDLYLEDRAGLGHDKLMQARNMLLQAANQNPALQKVRPNGLSDQAQFYIDLDYEKAKALGVSINDINQTLSMAWGSAYVNDFIDQGRIKRVYIQADAPYRMTPDDLNQWYVRNNEGKMVPFNAFTHTHWGVGSPNLQRYNGNSAVEILGESAPGYSTGDAMKAIENIAKTLPDGVAVSWTGMSYQERESGDQAPMLYALSMLIVFLSLAALYESWTIPMAVILVVPLGILGALAATMVRGLENDVYLQVGLLTTIGLSAKNAILIVEFAKDLHEKGLGLMEATLEACRMRLRPILMTSFAFILGVLPLATSTGAGANSRHAIGTSVIGGMLTATFLAIFFVPMFYVGVMKLFGGKRKVSPNKTEEKLSGIES, encoded by the coding sequence ATGGTGAGATTTTTTATAGACCGCCCAATATTTTCTTGGGTCGTTGCGATTTTAATTATGCTGGCTGGTGTGTTGTCTGTGATGAATTTACCCGTTCAACAATACCCAACGATTGCGCCACCCGCCGTGCAGATAAATGCGATCTATCCTGGGGCATCGGCGAAAACTGCAGAAGATTCCGTGACACAAGTCATTGAGCAAAATATGACGGGGTTGGATAACTTGTTGTATATGTCTTCCTCAAGCAGTTCATCCGGTACGGTGACGGTAACCTTAACGTTTGCTCTAGGTACCGATCCTGATATTGCCCAAGTACAGGTACAAAACCAGTTACAACAAGCAATGAGCCAGTTGCCAAGTGAAGTGCAAAAGCAAGGGCTTAGTGTACGAAAAAGTTCATCGTCATTTATGTCGGTAATTGGATTTATTTCTACCGATGGCAGTATGAATCAAAGTGATATTCAAGATTACGTTAGCTCTAATATCAGTGATCCACTTAGCCGAATTAATGGGGTCGGTGATGTGCAGGTCTTTGGCTCACAATATGCAATGCGCTTGTGGTTAGATCCGGCAAAATTAACCAGTTATCAGTTAACACCGCTTGATGTTTATCAAGCCATTGAAGCTCAAAATACGGAAGTCACAGTGGGGCAAATTGGTGGAGCACCATCAATACCTGGGCAACAGATTAATGCCACCATCACGGCGCAAAATCGTCTAGAAAACGTGGATCAATTTAAGAATATTTTGCTTAAAGTTCGATCAGATGGGTCGCAAGTTCGAGTCAAAGATGTCGCTAGAGTTGAATTAAATGGTGAAGATCTCAGTGTGCTTGCTCGTTACAATGGGCAAGGTGCATCTGGTATTGCGATTAAACTTGCCACTGGGGCAAATGCGATTGAAACACAAAAATTAGTTGATGCTAAATTGGCTGAGCTAGAAAAGTCCATGCCTGCGGGCTTGAAAGTCGTAAAAGCACTAGATACCGTGCCCTTTGTCAAAATTTCTATTAAAGAAGTATTGCATACCTTAGTGGAAGCCGTTGTCCTAGTCTTTTTAGTTATGCTGCTGTTCTTGCAAAATTGGCGGGCAACTTTGATTCCAACTATTGCAGTGCCTGTGGTTTTATTAGGAACTTTTGGTGTGATGTCCTTCATGGGCTTTAGCATCAATACTTTAACTATGTTTGGTATGGTATTAGCCATCGGTTTGCTAGTGGATGATGCTATTGTCGTGGTTGAGAATGTCGAACGTGTAATGGCAGAAGATAAACTGCCACCATTGCAAGCTACACGTAAAGCTATGGGAGAAATTACCGGCGCTTTGATTGGGGTAGCGATGGTACTTTCGGCTGTTTTTGTGCCGATGGCATTTATGAGTGGTTCTACTGGGGCTATTTATCGTCAGTTTTCATTAACAATTGTTTCATCGATGGTGCTATCAGTGATTGTCGCCATGATCTTTACACCGGCATTATGTGCCACCATGCTGAAGCCGCAACATGGAGAAAAAACCACTGGATTCTTTGGATGGTTTAACCGTCACTTTAAACGTTCAAGTGAAAAATACACCAATGGTGTACACAAGATGTTAAGTCGTCCGAAGCGTGCATTTGTGATTTATATCGTGATATTGCCATTGATTGGCTGGATGTTCACTTCTATTCCTTCGAGTTTTTTACCTGATGAAGATCAAGGTAACTTCATGGTAATGGTGCAATTGCCAACAGGGGCTACCTTAGAGCGGACTGAAAAAGTGATGGCAGATGTTCGTCAATACTTTGTAGAAAATGAAAAAGATACAGTGAAGTCCTTCTTCCAAGTCTCTGGCTTTAGTTTTGTAGGTAAAAGCCAAAATGCGGCTATGGGATTTTTGGAATTAAAAGATTGGTCAGAAAGAACGAAGCCAGGACAAGATGTCAATTCGATTATTGGAAGAGCGATGCGACATTTTAGTCAAAATAATGAAGGGGTTATTTTTGCGGTCAACCCTCCGGCAATTCGTGAATTAGGGCAGGCAAGTGGCTTTGACTTGTATCTCGAAGACCGAGCAGGCCTTGGGCATGATAAGTTGATGCAAGCGCGTAACATGCTACTGCAAGCAGCGAATCAGAACCCAGCGTTACAAAAAGTACGTCCTAATGGCTTGAGCGATCAAGCGCAATTCTACATAGATTTGGATTATGAAAAGGCGAAGGCATTAGGTGTCAGTATTAATGATATTAATCAAACATTATCAATGGCATGGGGCTCGGCTTATGTGAATGATTTTATCGATCAAGGTCGAATTAAGCGTGTTTATATTCAAGCTGATGCTCCATATCGAATGACACCTGATGATTTAAATCAATGGTATGTGCGTAATAATGAAGGAAAAATGGTACCTTTCAATGCCTTTACTCATACTCATTGGGGAGTCGGTTCACCGAATTTGCAGCGCTATAATGGTAATTCTGCGGTCGAGATTCTCGGAGAATCCGCTCCTGGTTACAGTACAGGGGATGCGATGAAAGCGATTGAAAATATTGCAAAAACATTGCCTGATGGGGTCGCGGTGAGTTGGACGGGAATGTCATATCAAGAAAGAGAGTCTGGCGATCAGGCACCCATGTTATATGCATTATCAATGTTGATTGTATTTTTAAGTTTAGCGGCTTTATATGAAAGCTGGACAATACCAATGGCGGTTATTTTGGTGGTTCCATTGGGTATTTTAGGTGCTTTAGCTGCGACGATGGTACGTGGCTTGGAAAATGATGTTTACTTACAAGTGGGACTCTTAACGACTATAGGCTTATCCGCTAAAAATGCCATATTGATTGTGGAGTTTGCCAAAGACTTGCATGAAAAGGGTTTGGGACTAATGGAGGCAACATTAGAAGCTTGTCGTATGCGTTTAAGACCAATATTGATGACATCATTCGCATTTATTTTGGGTGTATTACCCTTAGCAACCAGTACTGGAGCTGGGGCTAATTCGCGTCATGCCATTGGTACTTCCGTTATTGGCGGAATGCTAACAGCGACCTTTTTAGCTATCTTTTTTGTACCGATGTTTTATGTCGGTGTGATGAAGTTATTTGGTGGAAAAAGAAAAGTGTCACCTAACAAAACAGAAGAAAAGCTGTCGGGTATAGAATCTTAA
- a CDS encoding SDR family oxidoreductase yields the protein MNKTIPFAPQGWTPERLESLSKKTYIITGANSGVGYQATRILLSKGAQVIMLNRNRQKSIEAVIKLKTEFGEACEISYLQMDLANMATIREAATQLLNTVPRIDALICNAAVAQIAKQTFTVDGFESQLGVNHYGHFLLCGLLFPRLEESHGRIVVVSSEGHKLGLKTIQFDDMNWSHNYHPNKVYSHSKLAQMMFAYQLQNRITAENKNVSVYVCHPGASNTSLIRESANVITRITWSLMVKIGLAQTAERGAYPEVMCATENNLEQRAYYGPTGMMNFGGPVGICKLESFVLTPEVLTRLWALSEKETGITWPQ from the coding sequence ATGAACAAGACAATACCATTTGCTCCCCAAGGCTGGACACCTGAACGCTTGGAGTCTTTAAGTAAAAAAACCTATATCATCACGGGGGCTAATAGTGGAGTGGGTTATCAAGCAACACGGATTCTCTTATCGAAAGGAGCGCAAGTAATCATGCTCAATCGTAATAGGCAAAAATCAATTGAGGCGGTCATAAAGCTCAAAACAGAATTCGGTGAAGCTTGTGAAATCTCTTACTTACAAATGGATCTGGCTAATATGGCAACAATTCGAGAAGCGGCAACTCAATTGCTAAATACCGTCCCTCGAATTGACGCCCTAATATGTAATGCTGCAGTCGCTCAAATTGCAAAGCAGACATTCACCGTAGATGGTTTTGAAAGTCAACTAGGGGTAAACCATTATGGGCACTTCTTATTATGCGGGTTATTATTTCCCCGTTTAGAAGAATCACATGGGCGTATTGTAGTCGTATCCAGTGAAGGTCATAAGCTGGGTCTGAAAACGATACAATTTGATGATATGAATTGGAGCCATAATTATCACCCGAATAAAGTGTATAGCCATAGCAAGCTCGCACAAATGATGTTCGCCTATCAATTACAAAACAGAATCACTGCAGAAAATAAAAATGTCTCCGTGTATGTGTGTCATCCCGGTGCATCAAATACCTCATTGATTCGTGAAAGTGCTAACGTCATAACTCGCATAACCTGGTCCCTTATGGTTAAGATTGGCCTAGCACAAACTGCTGAAAGAGGAGCCTATCCAGAGGTGATGTGTGCCACTGAAAACAACCTGGAACAACGTGCTTATTATGGACCAACAGGCATGATGAATTTTGGGGGCCCCGTTGGCATATGCAAACTAGAATCTTTTGTATTAACCCCAGAGGTATTAACAAGATTATGGGCATTATCTGAAAAAGAAACGGGAATAACATGGCCACAATAA